One Lentibacillus cibarius DNA window includes the following coding sequences:
- the secA gene encoding preprotein translocase subunit SecA — protein sequence MAGLLTKIFGDGNKKQLNRLQKKVDQIEVLEPDIEKLSDEELKQKTDEFKQRYANGESLDDMLVEAYAVVREGSKRVLGMRPFPVQLMGAVALHEGNIAEMKTGEGKTLASTMPAYLNALSGKGVHIITVNDYLAGRDANDMGELYNFLGLTVGLNGNGMTKEEKREAYYSDITYGTNNEFGFDYLRDNMVLYKEQMVQRPLNFAIIDEVDSILIDEARTPLIISGTAQKSATMYQQANAFVRTLKHETDYTYDEKTKGVQLTEEGINKAERYFGIENLFDLNHVTLTHHINQAMKAHASMQRDTDYVVQDGEVVIVDQFTGRLMKGRRYSDGLHQAIEAKEGLQIQNESMTLASITFQNFFRMYQKLSGMTGTAKTEEEEFRNIYNMDVIAIPTNEPIIRDDKADMIYKTAEGKFRAVVDDIKRRHEAGQPVLVGTVAVETSELISKMLKKAGVPHDVLNAKNHYREAEIIENAGQKGAVTIATNMAGRGTDIKLGEGVTELGGLAVIGTERHESRRIDNQLRGRSGRQGDPGSSQFYLSMEDELMRRFGSENMRSMMEKLGMDDSQPIESKMVSRAVESAQKRVEGNNFDARKTVLSYDDVLRQQREIIYKQRFDVIEANENLREIVEGMIKSTLERVVEANTQDELAENWELETIIEYVHGNLLDADDISVDDIKGKEPEEIIDFIMAIVKQRYDEKEQELSPEQMREFEKVIVLRTVDTKWMDHIDQMDQLRQGIHLRAYGQNDPLQEYQAEGFQMFEQMVIDIEEEVAKYVMKAQIRDNLQREEVVKNTQAVSGEQEEKKKTRKPYVKTESTGRNEPCPCGSGKKYKHCHGK from the coding sequence ATGGCTGGATTATTAACCAAGATTTTTGGTGACGGAAATAAAAAGCAACTCAATCGCCTGCAGAAAAAAGTAGATCAAATAGAAGTTTTAGAACCTGATATTGAAAAGCTGTCTGATGAGGAACTTAAGCAAAAAACAGATGAGTTTAAACAACGGTATGCGAATGGTGAATCACTAGACGATATGCTTGTAGAGGCCTATGCCGTGGTAAGAGAAGGGTCGAAGCGGGTACTTGGCATGCGTCCATTCCCAGTTCAGCTAATGGGTGCGGTGGCATTGCATGAAGGTAATATTGCCGAAATGAAGACAGGGGAGGGAAAGACGCTAGCCTCAACGATGCCTGCTTATTTGAATGCCCTATCAGGCAAAGGTGTTCATATCATCACGGTTAACGACTACTTAGCCGGACGTGACGCAAACGATATGGGGGAACTGTATAACTTTTTGGGACTGACTGTTGGCTTGAACGGCAATGGAATGACCAAAGAAGAGAAGCGAGAAGCGTATTACAGTGATATCACGTATGGAACGAATAATGAGTTTGGATTTGATTATCTGCGTGACAACATGGTTCTGTATAAAGAGCAGATGGTACAGCGCCCATTGAACTTTGCTATTATTGACGAAGTGGACTCGATTCTGATTGATGAGGCACGAACACCATTGATTATTTCAGGTACTGCGCAAAAATCAGCAACGATGTACCAGCAAGCAAATGCGTTTGTTCGAACATTAAAGCATGAGACAGACTATACGTATGACGAAAAAACGAAAGGTGTGCAATTAACGGAAGAAGGAATTAATAAGGCAGAACGTTACTTCGGCATTGAAAATTTGTTTGATTTAAATCATGTTACGCTAACACACCATATTAACCAGGCCATGAAAGCCCATGCATCGATGCAACGTGATACTGATTATGTTGTCCAAGATGGCGAGGTCGTTATCGTGGACCAATTCACCGGCCGGTTGATGAAAGGTCGCCGCTATAGCGATGGACTTCACCAGGCTATTGAGGCTAAAGAAGGGCTGCAGATCCAGAATGAAAGCATGACTCTGGCCTCGATTACATTCCAGAATTTTTTCCGTATGTATCAGAAACTTTCTGGTATGACGGGTACCGCTAAAACTGAAGAAGAGGAATTCCGCAATATATACAACATGGACGTTATAGCTATCCCAACGAATGAACCGATTATCAGGGATGACAAGGCGGATATGATCTATAAAACTGCAGAAGGGAAATTTCGTGCTGTTGTTGATGATATTAAAAGACGGCATGAAGCGGGTCAGCCTGTCCTAGTCGGAACAGTCGCTGTTGAGACGTCTGAATTGATTTCCAAGATGCTTAAAAAAGCAGGCGTTCCACATGACGTCCTGAACGCTAAAAATCATTACCGTGAAGCGGAAATTATTGAAAATGCCGGACAAAAAGGTGCTGTCACGATTGCAACGAACATGGCCGGCCGCGGTACCGACATCAAACTCGGCGAGGGTGTAACGGAGTTGGGCGGATTGGCTGTTATCGGAACCGAACGTCACGAATCACGCCGGATTGATAATCAGCTCCGTGGACGTTCGGGACGTCAGGGCGATCCTGGTTCATCCCAATTCTATCTGTCGATGGAAGACGAGCTGATGCGTCGGTTCGGGTCTGAAAACATGCGATCAATGATGGAAAAACTAGGTATGGACGACTCCCAGCCAATTGAGAGTAAAATGGTTTCCCGAGCAGTTGAATCTGCCCAAAAACGAGTAGAAGGAAATAATTTCGATGCGCGTAAAACGGTGCTTTCCTACGATGATGTCCTCCGCCAGCAGCGTGAAATCATTTATAAACAGCGGTTTGATGTCATTGAAGCTAATGAGAATCTCCGTGAAATAGTGGAAGGCATGATTAAGTCAACACTTGAGCGTGTCGTGGAAGCGAATACCCAGGATGAACTTGCTGAAAACTGGGAACTGGAAACCATCATCGAGTATGTGCATGGTAACCTATTAGACGCCGATGATATTTCTGTTGACGACATTAAGGGTAAAGAACCTGAAGAAATAATCGATTTTATCATGGCTATCGTTAAACAGCGCTATGACGAAAAAGAACAGGAACTATCACCTGAACAAATGCGTGAGTTCGAAAAAGTGATTGTGTTACGGACCGTCGATACCAAATGGATGGATCACATCGATCAAATGGACCAGCTTCGTCAGGGAATTCACCTGCGTGCATACGGTCAGAACGATCCGCTTCAGGAATATCAGGCTGAAGGCTTTCAGATGTTTGAACAGATGGTCATTGACATTGAGGAAGAAGTTGCTAAATACGTAATGAAGGCCCAAATACGGGATAACTTGCAGCGTGAGGAAGTTGTGAAGAATACACAAGCTGTCTCAGGCGAGCAGGAAGAAAAGAAAAAAACACGGAAACCTTACGTGAAAACGGAGAGCACCGGCCGAAATGAGCCGTGTCCATGTGGCAGTGGTAAAAAGTATAAGCACTGTCATGGGAAATAA